Proteins from a genomic interval of Excalfactoria chinensis isolate bCotChi1 chromosome 21, bCotChi1.hap2, whole genome shotgun sequence:
- the ETS1 gene encoding protein C-ets-1 isoform X5 — MKAAVDLKPTLTIIKTEKVDLDLFPSPDMECADVPLLTPSSKEMMSQALKATFSGFAKEQQRLGIPKDPQQWTETHVRDWVMWAVNEFSLKGVDFQKFCMNGAALCALGKECFLELAPDFVGDILWEHLEILQKEEAKPYPANGVNAAYPESRYTSDYFISYGIEHAQCVPPSEFSEPSFITESYQTLHPISSEELLSLKYENDYPSVILRDPVQTDSLQTDYFTIKQEVVTPDNMCMGRASRGKLGGQDSFESIESYDSCDRLTQSWSSQSSFQSLQRVPSYDSFDSEDYPAALPNHKPKGTFKDYVRDRADMNKDKPVIPAAALAGYTGSGPIQLWQFLLELLTDKSCQSFISWTGDGWEFKLSDPDEVARRWGKRKNKPKMNYEKLSRGLRYYYDKNIIHKTAGKRYVYRFVCDLQSLLGYTPEELHAMLDVKPDADE, encoded by the exons ATATGGAATGTGCAGATGTGCCTTTGTTAACCCccagcagcaaggaaatgatGTCTCAGGCATTGAAAGCCACCTTCAGCGGCTTCGCAAAGGAGCAGCAGCGGCTGGGAATCCCCAAAG ATCCCCAGCAGTGGACAGAGACACACGTACGGGACTGGGTGATGTGGGCAGTGAATGAGTTCAGCCTGAAGGGAGTGGATTTCCAGAAGTTCTGCATGAACGGAGCTGCCCTCTGCGCCCTGGGCAAGGAATGCTTCCTGGAGCTAGCGCCCGACTTTGTGGGTGATATCCTTTGGGAACACCTGGAGATCTTGCAGAAAG aagaggCAAAACCTTACCCAGCAAATGGAGTGAATGCAGCGTATCCAGAATCCCGCTATACTTCAGACTACTTCATTA GTTATGGCATCGAGCATGCACAGTGTGTGCCTCCCTCCGAGTTCTCTGAGCCCAGCTTCATCACTGAGTCCTACCAGACCCTCCATCCCATCAGCTCAGAAGAGCTTCTGTCCCTCAAGTATGAGAACGACTATCCCTCAGTCATCCTGCGTGACCCTGTCCAGACAGACTCCCTGCAGACAGACTACTTCACGATCAAGCAAGAAGTGGTAACACCAGACAACATGTGCATGGGACGTGCCAGTCGAG GTAAACTGGGTGGTCAGGACTCCTTTGAGAGCATAGAGAGCTACGACAGCTGTGACCGCCTGACGCAGTCCTGGAGCAGCCAGTCCTCCTTCCAGAGCCTGCAGCGCGTCCCCTCCTACGATAGCTTTGACTCGGAGGACTACCCTGCCGCCCTGCCCAACCACAAACCCAAGGGCACCTTCAAGGACTATGTTCGAGATCGGGCTGACATGAACAAGGACAAGCCTGTCATTCCTGCAGCTGCCCTCGCTGGCTACACAG GCAGTGGACCCATCCAACTGTGGCAattcctgctggagctgctcactGACAAGTCCTGTCAGTCCTTCATCAGCTGGACGGGCGATGGCTGGGAGTTCAAGCTTTCTGATCCAGATGAG GTGGCCAGACGGTGGggcaagaggaaaaacaagccCAAGATGAACTATGAGAAGCTGAGCCGTGGTCTGCGTTATTATTACGACAAGAACATCATCCACAAGACAGCCGGCAAGCGCTACGTCTACCGCTTCGTCTGCGACCTGCAGAGCCTGCTGGGCTACACGCCGGAGGAGCTGCACGCCATGCTGGACGTCAAGCCGGATGCTGATGAGTGA